In Zonotrichia albicollis isolate bZonAlb1 chromosome 3, bZonAlb1.hap1, whole genome shotgun sequence, a single window of DNA contains:
- the RAB4A gene encoding ras-related protein Rab-4A has product MSQSAMSETYDFLFKFLVIGNAGTGKSCLLHQFIEKKFKDDSNHTIGVEFGSKIINVGGKYVKLQIWDTAGQERFRSVTRSYYRGAAGALLVYDITSRETYNALTNWLTDARMLASQNIVIILCGNKKDLDADREVTFLEASRFAQENELMFLETSALTGENVEEAFVQCARKILNKIESGELDPERMGSGIQYGDAALRQLRSPRRAQAQSAQECGC; this is encoded by the exons ATTTCCTGTTTAAGTTCTTGGTGATAGGAAATGCTGGAACTGGAAAATCCTGTTTGCTACACCAATTTATTGAAAAGAAAT TCAAAGATGACTCCAATCATACTATAGGAGTGGAATTCGGTTCAAAGATCATAAATGTTGGAGGCAAATATGTCAAATTGCAGATTTGGGATACAGCAGGACAAGAGCGGTTCAG GTCTGTAACAAGGAGTTACTacagaggggctgcaggtgctTTGCTTGTCTATGATATAACCAG CCGGGAAACCTACAATGCACTTACTAATTGGCTGACGGATGCAAGAATGTTAGCAAGTCAAAATATTGTGATAATACTGTGTGGAAACAAGAAGGATCTTGATGCAGATCGTGAAGTCACTTTTTTAGAAGCATCCCGCTTTGCACAGGAAAATG AGCTGATGTTCTTGGAAACAAGTGCTCTAACAGGGGAGAATGTTGAAGAGGCCTTTGTACAGTGTGCAAGGAAAATACTCAATAAAATTGAATCAG GAGAATTGGATCCAGAAAGAATGGGCTCAGGTATTCAGTATGGAGATGCTGCCTTGAGACAGCTGAGATCACCACGCAGAGCACAAGCACAAAGTGCTCAAGAATGTGGATGTTAG